Proteins encoded by one window of Myxococcus guangdongensis:
- the queD gene encoding 6-carboxytetrahydropterin synthase QueD, which produces MEPVSKPKISLVTEISREFTFEAAHFLPNVPPGHKCSRVHGHSYRVEVTVRGPVDPHFGWVVDFATLTEAWQAMHAQLDHRLLNDVPGLENPTSELLAAWVFGKLSFPTAKVVKVRVAETCTSQCVVYPDEG; this is translated from the coding sequence ATGGAGCCTGTTTCGAAGCCCAAAATCTCGCTGGTGACCGAAATCTCGAGGGAGTTCACCTTCGAGGCCGCGCACTTCCTCCCCAACGTCCCTCCGGGCCACAAGTGCTCGCGCGTCCACGGGCACAGCTACCGCGTCGAAGTGACGGTGCGCGGACCGGTGGACCCCCACTTCGGCTGGGTGGTCGACTTCGCCACGCTCACCGAGGCCTGGCAGGCGATGCACGCGCAGCTGGACCACCGGCTGTTGAATGACGTGCCGGGGCTGGAGAACCCCACCAGCGAGCTGCTGGCCGCCTGGGTCTTCGGCAAGCTGAGCTTCCCCACCGCGAAGGTGGTGAAGGTTCGCGTCGCGGAGACGTGCACGTCTCAGTGTGTCGTCTATCCCGACGAGGGCTGA
- a CDS encoding dihydroneopterin aldolase, which yields MSIEHAFHPPTITTAEGRPLDVIEVRGLTVDCIVGIFNRERISAQPLQIDVALFLDTRSAAGGKLSHSVNYGRLAGELRFLLESCRFELLESAAEAICRYVLAPPTEDVPRAQVHAATVRVTKPHALGGLAIPSLQVHRSAEEMVYGKEEKSFGRVDIIHEGTGYGVYRLRVRPGGHIPTHVHQKMEESELVLGGGLHLQHQPVARGQAFHWPRGFPHRYDNPSSTEQTVLCVDKPGFIPSDEVETEAPPEGLTPVTGTSYYPHDELVAAESSSGTRS from the coding sequence ATGAGCATCGAGCACGCCTTCCATCCCCCCACCATCACCACGGCCGAGGGCCGACCGCTGGACGTCATCGAGGTGCGGGGCCTCACGGTGGACTGCATCGTGGGCATCTTCAATCGGGAGCGCATCTCCGCCCAGCCCCTGCAAATCGACGTGGCGCTGTTCCTGGACACGCGCTCCGCGGCGGGCGGCAAGCTCTCGCACTCGGTGAACTACGGCCGGCTCGCGGGGGAGCTGCGATTCCTGCTGGAGTCGTGTCGCTTCGAGCTGCTCGAGTCCGCCGCCGAGGCCATCTGCCGCTACGTGCTGGCGCCGCCCACCGAGGACGTACCGCGCGCACAGGTCCACGCGGCCACGGTGCGAGTCACCAAGCCCCACGCGCTGGGCGGGCTGGCCATTCCCTCGCTCCAGGTGCACCGCAGCGCGGAGGAGATGGTGTACGGCAAGGAGGAGAAGTCCTTCGGCCGCGTGGACATCATCCACGAGGGGACGGGCTACGGCGTCTACAGGCTGCGAGTCAGGCCCGGAGGCCACATCCCCACGCACGTGCACCAGAAGATGGAGGAGAGCGAGCTGGTGCTGGGCGGAGGGCTGCATCTGCAACACCAGCCCGTGGCTCGGGGGCAGGCGTTCCACTGGCCGCGCGGCTTCCCGCATCGCTACGACAACCCCTCGTCCACGGAGCAGACCGTGCTCTGTGTCGACAAGCCCGGCTTCATCCCGTCGGACGAGGTGGAGACCGAGGCCCCTCCCGAGGGCCTGACGCCCGTCACCGGCACCTCCTACTATCCGCACGATGAGCTGGTCGCCGCGGAGTCCTCCTCGGGGACGCGTTCATGA
- a CDS encoding ATP-binding protein encodes MNPPPPMKKLPPSADVTSDGETGAIIRAKDWSQTPVGPMASWPQSLKTALSICLGSKQPMFVWWRTGEALTIFYNDAYIPITGTKHPEQIGADPRSPKGWAEMWPYLESLVEQVFRDGTANWSENLLLPFYRDENFLEEAYFSFSYSPVTGESGRVEGVYCATSETTKQVFSERRLKLLRNLGTGTALSNAAAVATHAAEHLRGSQNDIPFALLYLADAKGGHASLASSAVLASGTEASPELISLDSDSGSAWPLAEVYQTQRMKRVRGLRTVTPIGGLRTEAWSEPPDEAVVLPIEAPGQEQLAGFLVVGLSPRLRFDSDYESFLNLVVGHVATNITNARAVEAERKRAQELAELDQAKTAFFSNVSHEFRTPLTLMLGPTEDALASPERALRGADLETVHRNELRLLKLVNSLLDFSRIEAGRVQASYEPTDLAALTRDLASAFRSTVERAGLRLVVDCPSLPDAVWVDHEMWEKVVLNLLSNAFKFTFQGEIAVGLKWMGGQVELSVRDTGTGIPETELPHLFERFHRVEGAHGRSYEGSGIGLALVQELVKLHSGEIRVASVLGQGTTFTVSVPTGSAHLPQERLHAQKTLASTWTRAEAFVREALGWLNISAAQLGDETAHDEEREERPIDARDERTLDAQGILPEGRVLVADDNADMRDYVRRLLAGRLTVEVVPDGQAALEAARAHPPDLVLTDVMMPRLDGFGLLRELKADARTAAVPVILLSARAGEEATVEGLKAGANDYLVKPFSARELLARVEGNLQLARARNRLSEVLESMGDAFCVLDREWRFALVNAAYERMMRTPRGQLLGRNIWEVFPPATAPGSRYRAEYRRCMEHRSPVQFVEHYAPLDLWTDVRVYPTAEGIAVFIRDVSAEKRAEVAILRQAEFEQQLVGIVSHDLRNPLQAIHMGAATLLRRDDLDVRVTKSALRIQSSVERAIRLVRDLLDFTQARLGDGIPVTRGPLDVHQLVAHVAEELGHAFPERELVVGAEGDGRGAWDGDRLTQVMHNLATNALKYSPASTPVRLSSRGADAEVVLEVHNQGAPIPHEQMVELFKPLRRGHHEAERRTGSIGLGLFIVESIVRAHGGSVQVRSNAEEGTTFTVRLPRSQPEGPAAPPGLI; translated from the coding sequence ATGAATCCACCCCCGCCGATGAAGAAACTGCCCCCGTCAGCGGATGTGACCTCCGACGGTGAGACGGGCGCCATCATCCGCGCGAAGGACTGGTCTCAAACGCCGGTGGGACCGATGGCGTCCTGGCCCCAGAGCCTCAAAACGGCCCTCAGCATCTGCCTCGGCTCCAAGCAGCCAATGTTCGTCTGGTGGAGGACGGGTGAGGCGCTCACCATCTTCTACAACGACGCTTACATCCCCATCACCGGTACCAAGCACCCGGAGCAGATTGGCGCCGACCCCCGCTCGCCCAAGGGGTGGGCCGAGATGTGGCCCTACCTCGAGTCGCTCGTCGAGCAGGTGTTCCGCGATGGGACCGCCAACTGGAGCGAGAACCTCCTGCTTCCCTTCTACAGGGACGAGAACTTCCTGGAGGAGGCCTACTTCAGCTTCTCCTACAGTCCGGTCACCGGCGAGTCTGGCCGGGTGGAAGGGGTGTACTGCGCGACGAGCGAGACCACCAAACAGGTCTTTAGCGAGCGCAGGCTCAAGTTGCTGCGCAACCTGGGAACGGGCACCGCGCTCTCCAACGCGGCTGCCGTGGCCACACATGCCGCCGAGCACCTGCGAGGCAGCCAGAACGACATTCCCTTCGCGCTGCTGTACCTCGCCGATGCGAAAGGCGGACACGCTTCGCTCGCTTCCTCCGCGGTCCTCGCGTCGGGGACGGAAGCGAGCCCCGAGCTCATCTCCCTTGATTCGGACTCCGGCTCGGCTTGGCCGCTTGCCGAGGTCTACCAGACCCAGCGGATGAAGCGGGTGCGCGGGCTTCGCACGGTGACGCCCATCGGCGGCCTGCGGACGGAGGCATGGAGCGAGCCTCCCGATGAAGCGGTGGTGCTGCCCATCGAGGCACCAGGCCAGGAGCAACTGGCGGGGTTTCTCGTCGTGGGCTTGAGCCCGCGGCTTCGTTTCGACAGCGACTACGAGAGCTTCCTCAACCTCGTGGTGGGCCACGTCGCCACCAACATCACGAACGCCCGTGCTGTCGAGGCGGAGCGCAAGCGCGCCCAGGAGCTCGCCGAACTCGACCAGGCCAAGACGGCGTTCTTCAGCAACGTCAGCCACGAGTTCCGAACGCCCCTCACCCTGATGCTCGGCCCCACCGAGGACGCGCTGGCCTCGCCGGAGCGAGCGCTGCGCGGGGCCGACCTGGAGACCGTCCATCGCAACGAGCTCCGCCTGCTCAAGCTGGTCAACTCCCTCCTGGACTTCAGTCGCATTGAAGCAGGCCGAGTGCAGGCGTCCTACGAGCCGACGGACCTGGCGGCGCTCACGCGCGACCTCGCGAGCGCCTTCCGCTCCACCGTGGAGCGCGCGGGACTGCGTCTCGTGGTGGATTGCCCATCTCTCCCCGACGCGGTCTGGGTGGACCACGAGATGTGGGAGAAGGTTGTACTGAACCTGCTCTCCAACGCCTTCAAGTTCACCTTCCAGGGAGAGATTGCCGTCGGCCTGAAATGGATGGGAGGGCAGGTCGAGCTGTCCGTCCGAGACACGGGGACCGGCATCCCCGAAACCGAGCTTCCCCACCTCTTCGAGCGGTTTCACCGGGTGGAGGGGGCGCATGGCCGCAGCTACGAGGGCAGCGGCATCGGTCTGGCGCTGGTGCAGGAGCTGGTGAAGCTGCACAGCGGCGAAATCCGGGTGGCCAGCGTGTTGGGGCAGGGCACGACCTTCACGGTGTCGGTGCCCACGGGGAGTGCGCACCTTCCCCAAGAGCGTCTCCACGCTCAAAAGACGCTCGCTTCCACCTGGACGCGCGCCGAAGCGTTCGTTCGCGAGGCCTTGGGTTGGTTGAACATCTCGGCCGCGCAACTGGGCGACGAAACGGCCCATGACGAGGAGCGGGAGGAAAGGCCGATCGACGCGCGCGACGAAAGGACGCTCGACGCGCAAGGAATTCTTCCGGAAGGCCGCGTCCTGGTGGCCGATGACAACGCGGACATGCGCGACTACGTGCGACGGCTGCTCGCGGGCCGCCTCACCGTGGAAGTCGTGCCGGACGGACAGGCGGCACTGGAGGCCGCACGCGCCCATCCCCCGGACCTCGTCCTGACGGACGTGATGATGCCGCGTTTGGATGGCTTCGGCCTCTTGCGGGAGCTGAAGGCGGACGCCCGGACGGCGGCGGTGCCCGTCATCCTCCTCTCCGCCCGCGCCGGCGAGGAGGCGACGGTTGAAGGGCTGAAGGCGGGCGCCAACGACTACCTCGTCAAGCCGTTCAGTGCGCGGGAGCTGCTGGCGCGCGTGGAGGGCAACCTGCAACTCGCGAGGGCACGTAACCGCCTGTCAGAGGTGCTCGAGTCGATGGGTGACGCGTTCTGCGTCCTCGACCGGGAATGGCGTTTCGCCCTCGTCAACGCGGCATACGAGCGGATGATGCGGACACCCCGAGGCCAATTGCTGGGCCGTAACATCTGGGAGGTGTTCCCGCCAGCAACGGCCCCCGGTTCCAGGTACAGGGCCGAGTACCGCCGGTGCATGGAGCATCGGTCCCCTGTGCAGTTCGTGGAGCATTACGCTCCGCTCGACTTGTGGACGGACGTAAGGGTGTACCCGACAGCGGAGGGCATCGCCGTTTTCATCCGGGACGTGTCGGCCGAGAAGCGCGCCGAGGTCGCCATCCTGCGCCAGGCGGAGTTCGAGCAACAGTTGGTGGGCATCGTCTCCCACGACTTGCGCAACCCCCTGCAGGCCATCCACATGGGGGCCGCCACCCTCCTGCGCCGGGACGACCTGGATGTGAGGGTGACGAAGTCTGCCCTGCGCATCCAGTCCTCGGTCGAGCGCGCCATCCGCCTGGTGCGTGACTTGCTCGACTTCACTCAGGCGCGGCTCGGGGACGGCATCCCTGTCACCCGTGGCCCGCTCGACGTGCACCAACTCGTCGCCCATGTCGCGGAGGAGCTCGGGCACGCCTTCCCCGAGAGGGAGCTGGTGGTAGGGGCGGAGGGGGACGGGCGTGGGGCGTGGGACGGCGACCGGCTCACGCAAGTGATGCACAACCTCGCCACCAACGCCCTCAAGTACAGCCCGGCCAGCACCCCCGTGCGCCTGTCGAGCCGCGGCGCGGACGCGGAGGTGGTGCTCGAAGTTCACAACCAGGGTGCTCCCATCCCGCACGAGCAGATGGTGGAGCTGTTCAAGCCGCTCCGCCGCGGCCACCATGAGGCCGAGCGGAGGACGGGCAGCATCGGCCTGGGCTTGTTCATCGTGGAAAGCATCGTGCGCGCCCACGGAGGGAGCGTGCAGGTGCGCTCCAACGCGGAGGAGGGCACGACCTTCACCGTCCGGCTGCCTCGGAGTCAGCCGGAAGGCCCTGCGGCCCCCCCAGGGCTCATTTGA
- a CDS encoding SDR family NAD(P)-dependent oxidoreductase, with the protein MTPTGTRKVLITGGGTGIGRAVAEALLRTGGRVVVTGRRADVLEEVARAWPGQAFALPCDVSSPTEREGLLRRAAELLGGLDGFVHSAGQVVHQPPGHIGEDVLRSQLEINLIAPLRLGEQALEVLEPGGAQVFVASTLATRPIVTSAVYSAAKAGLLQVMKVLALAGAARGLRANAVLPGVVETDMVREVRLAPGEATPTPEESTRRQEAQLAGLRSLHPLGRLGHPEEVAEAVRHLLGASWMTGTELVLDGGLLLRE; encoded by the coding sequence ATGACTCCGACAGGCACCAGGAAGGTGCTCATCACCGGAGGCGGAACGGGCATCGGCCGCGCGGTGGCGGAGGCCCTGCTGCGCACAGGTGGCCGTGTCGTCGTGACAGGTCGTCGCGCGGACGTCCTGGAGGAGGTGGCGCGCGCATGGCCCGGACAGGCCTTCGCCCTGCCCTGCGACGTGTCCTCCCCCACGGAGCGCGAGGGACTGCTGCGCCGGGCCGCGGAGCTGCTGGGCGGTCTGGACGGCTTCGTCCACAGCGCGGGCCAGGTGGTGCATCAACCGCCGGGACACATCGGCGAGGACGTGCTGCGCTCACAGCTGGAGATCAACCTCATCGCGCCGTTGCGCCTGGGGGAGCAGGCGCTGGAGGTGTTGGAGCCCGGCGGCGCGCAGGTCTTCGTCGCGTCCACGCTGGCCACGCGGCCCATCGTCACCAGCGCGGTGTACAGCGCGGCGAAGGCGGGCCTGCTCCAGGTGATGAAGGTCCTCGCGCTGGCCGGCGCGGCCCGAGGCCTCCGCGCCAACGCCGTGCTGCCCGGCGTCGTGGAGACGGACATGGTGCGCGAGGTGAGGCTCGCCCCGGGCGAGGCGACGCCAACGCCCGAGGAGTCCACCCGCCGTCAGGAGGCCCAGCTCGCGGGCCTGCGCTCACTCCACCCACTCGGGCGGCTGGGACATCCGGAGGAGGTCGCCGAGGCCGTGCGCCACCTGCTGGGCGCGTCCTGGATGACCGGCACGGAGCTGGTGCTCGACGGCGGGCTGCTGCTTCGCGAGTGA
- a CDS encoding serine hydrolase domain-containing protein produces MHSSSSLCLGAVLALLSLSPSVRAAEPAAPPKPPAQAPATDAAEKLVGIWSAAPVYGPEVQGELTVFREGTTWRARISGYEATGQVEKGALSLTLPGGQGTFRATVAADGQVLRGHWVQPRVMVGGVQYATPVELRSLQKGVWRGTVTPWADRFTLYLVVYKKPDGAIAAYLRDPEKGFGRQFALNVSVQGSAVKLVDPRGPTTFEGTLDERSGRLSVPIFFLGNLQFTRRERDQAVGLYPRTPAPGAYVYRPPVAEQDGWATASLSDVGMDPAPIQALMQRLLDTEVGPGPAQRVQGVLIARKGKLVLEEYFYGYDKEKLHDLRSASKTLAPVLVGTAIQKGAKLSAQTPVYSMFPGYQPKAPADARKAGLTLEHLMTMTSGFDCDDDNEETPGNENNLQSQEGDWYAYTLDLPMGRAPGETQAVYCSAGINLVGGVVRNATGTWLPEHFERTVATPLQFRHYAMNLMPDGEAYLGGGLYARPRDALKLGQLYLSGGVWNGRRVVSKQWVERSTARHSVMSPERTYGYAWWRHELRVGERVYAEYEAGGNGGQYVMVIPELELTVMFTGGNYGQFNLWKAFREELLPRYILAAVRR; encoded by the coding sequence ATGCACTCCTCGTCCTCCCTCTGCCTGGGCGCCGTGCTGGCGCTCTTGTCGCTGTCCCCCTCGGTCCGGGCCGCCGAGCCGGCCGCGCCTCCGAAGCCCCCCGCCCAGGCCCCGGCGACCGACGCGGCGGAGAAGCTGGTGGGCATCTGGTCCGCGGCCCCCGTCTATGGGCCCGAGGTCCAGGGCGAGCTGACGGTGTTCCGCGAGGGCACCACGTGGCGCGCGCGAATCTCGGGCTACGAGGCCACGGGCCAGGTGGAGAAGGGCGCGCTGTCGCTGACCTTGCCGGGCGGACAGGGGACGTTCCGGGCCACGGTGGCGGCGGACGGCCAGGTGCTCCGGGGCCACTGGGTGCAGCCGCGCGTCATGGTGGGCGGCGTGCAGTACGCGACGCCGGTGGAGCTGCGCTCGCTCCAGAAGGGCGTGTGGCGCGGGACGGTGACGCCGTGGGCGGACCGCTTCACCCTGTACCTCGTCGTGTACAAGAAGCCGGATGGCGCCATCGCCGCGTACCTGAGAGATCCGGAGAAGGGCTTCGGACGGCAGTTCGCGCTGAACGTCTCCGTGCAGGGCAGCGCCGTGAAGCTGGTGGACCCACGTGGGCCGACGACGTTCGAGGGCACGCTGGATGAGCGCTCGGGTCGGCTGTCGGTGCCCATCTTCTTCCTGGGGAACCTCCAGTTCACCCGGCGCGAGCGGGACCAGGCGGTGGGCCTGTATCCGCGCACGCCCGCGCCGGGGGCGTACGTCTACCGTCCGCCGGTGGCCGAGCAGGACGGTTGGGCCACGGCGTCCCTGTCCGACGTGGGCATGGACCCGGCGCCCATCCAGGCGCTGATGCAGCGGCTCCTCGACACGGAGGTGGGCCCCGGTCCCGCGCAGCGTGTCCAGGGGGTGCTCATCGCGCGCAAGGGCAAGCTCGTGCTGGAGGAGTACTTCTACGGCTACGACAAGGAGAAGCTCCATGACCTGCGCTCGGCGTCCAAGACGCTGGCGCCGGTGCTGGTGGGCACCGCCATCCAGAAGGGCGCGAAGCTGTCTGCCCAGACGCCCGTCTACTCGATGTTCCCGGGCTACCAGCCGAAGGCGCCCGCGGATGCGCGCAAGGCGGGGCTGACGCTCGAGCATTTGATGACGATGACGTCGGGCTTCGACTGCGACGACGACAACGAGGAGACGCCCGGCAACGAGAACAACCTCCAGAGCCAGGAGGGGGACTGGTACGCGTACACGCTGGACCTGCCCATGGGACGGGCGCCGGGTGAGACGCAGGCGGTGTACTGCTCGGCGGGCATCAACCTGGTGGGCGGCGTGGTGCGCAACGCGACGGGCACGTGGCTGCCCGAGCACTTCGAGCGCACCGTGGCCACGCCGCTCCAGTTCCGTCACTACGCGATGAACCTGATGCCGGATGGCGAGGCGTACCTGGGCGGCGGCCTCTACGCGAGGCCTCGGGATGCGCTGAAGCTGGGGCAGCTGTACCTGTCGGGCGGCGTGTGGAACGGCCGGCGCGTGGTGTCCAAGCAGTGGGTCGAGCGCTCCACCGCGCGGCACTCGGTGATGAGCCCCGAGCGCACCTACGGGTATGCGTGGTGGCGTCATGAGCTGCGCGTGGGCGAGCGCGTCTACGCGGAATACGAGGCGGGCGGCAACGGTGGCCAGTACGTCATGGTCATCCCCGAGCTCGAGCTCACGGTGATGTTCACCGGGGGCAACTACGGGCAGTTCAACCTCTGGAAGGCCTTCCGGGAGGAATTGCTGCCCCGCTACATCCTCGCGGCCGTGCGCCGGTAG
- a CDS encoding efflux RND transporter periplasmic adaptor subunit, with product MNWKRAAVGGALSLPLVIGGLVLARSESADASGGAGGAKMAAAPVVAAEVVTRQVADSAEFTGTLAAVQSVELRPRVGGYIDSVRFAEGGLVTAGQVLFQLDSRTFEAVLDRARADLRQAEERRTLAEKRFERGEKLVAEQAISQGDFDVLTAERAESRARVESAKAAVRGAEVDLQDTRVRAPVSGRVGRALVTQGNLVSTGALLTTIVSVEPFYVYFDVDEATYLRFAGTTSGARGKDGRVNAVPVRVALTGDEGFPREARLDFLDNQVVAGTGTARARAVLPNPDGKLTAGLFARVRLETGAARPTVLIQDLAVGTDQKGRYVLVVRPDQTLEQRRVELGTTEGGLRVVRSGLAAGEKVVLKGLARPGMAVAPTLVAMAGSEHAEGARP from the coding sequence ATGAATTGGAAGCGTGCAGCAGTCGGAGGGGCCCTGTCCCTCCCTCTCGTGATTGGTGGTCTGGTCCTCGCGCGGAGCGAGAGCGCGGATGCGTCCGGTGGAGCAGGTGGCGCGAAGATGGCGGCGGCCCCCGTCGTTGCCGCGGAGGTCGTCACCCGGCAGGTCGCCGACAGCGCCGAGTTCACCGGCACGCTGGCGGCGGTGCAGAGCGTGGAGCTGCGGCCTCGCGTCGGTGGTTACATCGACTCGGTGCGCTTCGCGGAGGGCGGGTTGGTGACGGCGGGGCAGGTGTTGTTCCAGCTCGACTCGCGCACCTTCGAGGCAGTGTTGGACCGGGCTCGCGCGGACCTGCGTCAGGCCGAGGAGCGCCGCACGCTGGCCGAGAAGCGGTTCGAGCGCGGCGAGAAGCTGGTCGCCGAGCAGGCCATCTCCCAGGGGGACTTCGACGTGCTGACGGCGGAGCGCGCGGAGTCGCGTGCACGCGTCGAGTCCGCCAAGGCGGCGGTGCGAGGCGCGGAGGTCGACCTGCAGGACACGCGCGTGCGCGCGCCCGTGAGTGGACGGGTGGGGCGGGCGCTGGTGACGCAGGGCAACCTGGTCAGCACGGGAGCGCTGCTCACGACCATCGTCTCGGTGGAGCCCTTCTACGTGTACTTCGACGTGGACGAGGCCACGTACCTGCGCTTCGCGGGGACGACGTCGGGGGCGCGAGGAAAGGACGGACGCGTCAACGCGGTGCCGGTGCGCGTGGCGTTGACGGGGGACGAGGGCTTCCCGCGCGAGGCGCGGCTCGACTTCCTGGACAACCAGGTGGTGGCGGGGACGGGCACGGCGCGAGCGCGCGCGGTGCTGCCCAATCCGGACGGGAAGCTGACGGCGGGGCTCTTCGCTCGGGTGCGGCTGGAGACGGGCGCGGCGCGGCCCACGGTCCTCATCCAGGACCTGGCGGTGGGCACGGACCAGAAGGGGCGCTACGTGTTGGTGGTGCGTCCGGACCAGACGCTGGAGCAGCGGCGCGTGGAGCTGGGGACGACGGAGGGTGGCCTGAGGGTGGTGCGCTCGGGGCTGGCGGCGGGTGAGAAGGTGGTGCTCAAGGGCCTGGCCCGGCCGGGGATGGCGGTGGCGCCCACGCTGGTCGCCATGGCCGGCTCCGAGCATGCCGAGGGGGCGCGGCCGTGA